One genomic region from Ignavibacteria bacterium encodes:
- a CDS encoding DUF86 domain-containing protein: MSEERDFVLFLQDIVDSSEKVIRYIGKRTLDEFVSDEMIVDAVVRNFQIIGEASKNIPDRIKSKYHNVEWRKIQNFRNVLIHDYFGIDYETLWQIAEEKLPMLIPQIKTIISLEQK, translated from the coding sequence ATGTCTGAAGAAAGAGATTTCGTTTTATTTCTTCAAGATATCGTTGATTCGTCTGAAAAAGTTATTCGATATATCGGTAAGAGAACTCTTGACGAGTTTGTTTCGGACGAAATGATTGTAGATGCCGTTGTCAGAAATTTTCAAATCATTGGTGAAGCATCGAAAAACATTCCGGATAGAATAAAGTCTAAATACCATAACGTTGAGTGGAGAAAAATCCAAAACTTTCGTAACGTTTTAATTCACGATTACTTCGGAATAGATTACGAAACGCTATGGCAAATCGCAGAAGAAAAGCTTCCTATGCTCATTCCTCAAATTAAAACCATTATTTCTTTAGAGCAAAAATAA